A stretch of the Panicum virgatum strain AP13 chromosome 9N, P.virgatum_v5, whole genome shotgun sequence genome encodes the following:
- the LOC120690914 gene encoding phospholipase A2 homolog 3-like isoform X3 yields MARGSSWRLAVAGVLVAVCAAAALAPPAAALDIGIQSAGDGAAKSVRRLICTAPPFLRYGKYCGILYSGCPGEAPCDALDACCMHHDNCVQARKDYLSTGCNEALLDCLARLREGTSTFEGNKCMIDEVIDVISLVIEAAVVAGRVLHKP; encoded by the exons atggcGCGCGGCAGCTCCTGGCGGCTCGCGGTggccggcgtcctcgtcgccgtctgcgcggcggccgccctcgcgccgcccgccgccgcgctcgacatcggcatccagtccgccggcgacggcgcg GCTAAGAGCGTTCGACGGCTGATCTGCACAGCGCCGCCGTTCCTGCGCTACGGCAAGTACTGCGGCATCCTCTACAGCGGCTGCCCCGGCGAGGCGCCGTGCGACGCGCTGGACGCCTGCTGCATGCACCACGACAACTGCGTCCAGGCGAGGA AGGACTACCTGAGCACGGGGTGCAACGAGGCGCTGCTGGACTGCCTGGCGAGGCTGCGGGAGGGCACGTCCACGTTCGAGGGCAACAAGTGCATGATCGACGAGGTCATCGACGTGATCTCGCTCGTCATCgaggccgccgtcgtcgccggcagGGTGCTGCACAAGCCGTAG
- the LOC120690914 gene encoding phospholipase A2 homolog 3-like isoform X1 has protein sequence MARGSSWRLAVAGVLVAVCAAAALAPPAAALDIGIQSAGDGASKQQACSRTCESDHCTTKSVRRLICTAPPFLRYGKYCGILYSGCPGEAPCDALDACCMHHDNCVQARKDYLSTGCNEALLDCLARLREGTSTFEGNKCMIDEVIDVISLVIEAAVVAGRVLHKP, from the exons atggcGCGCGGCAGCTCCTGGCGGCTCGCGGTggccggcgtcctcgtcgccgtctgcgcggcggccgccctcgcgccgcccgccgccgcgctcgacatcggcatccagtccgccggcgacggcgcg AGCAAGCAGCAGGCGTGCAGCCGCACGTGCGAGTCGGACCACTGCACGA CTAAGAGCGTTCGACGGCTGATCTGCACAGCGCCGCCGTTCCTGCGCTACGGCAAGTACTGCGGCATCCTCTACAGCGGCTGCCCCGGCGAGGCGCCGTGCGACGCGCTGGACGCCTGCTGCATGCACCACGACAACTGCGTCCAGGCGAGGA AGGACTACCTGAGCACGGGGTGCAACGAGGCGCTGCTGGACTGCCTGGCGAGGCTGCGGGAGGGCACGTCCACGTTCGAGGGCAACAAGTGCATGATCGACGAGGTCATCGACGTGATCTCGCTCGTCATCgaggccgccgtcgtcgccggcagGGTGCTGCACAAGCCGTAG
- the LOC120690914 gene encoding phospholipase A2 homolog 3-like isoform X2, with amino-acid sequence MARGSSWRLAVAGVLVAVCAAAALAPPAAALDIGIQSAGDGASKQQACSRTCESDHCTTPPFLRYGKYCGILYSGCPGEAPCDALDACCMHHDNCVQARKDYLSTGCNEALLDCLARLREGTSTFEGNKCMIDEVIDVISLVIEAAVVAGRVLHKP; translated from the exons atggcGCGCGGCAGCTCCTGGCGGCTCGCGGTggccggcgtcctcgtcgccgtctgcgcggcggccgccctcgcgccgcccgccgccgcgctcgacatcggcatccagtccgccggcgacggcgcg AGCAAGCAGCAGGCGTGCAGCCGCACGTGCGAGTCGGACCACTGCACGA CGCCGCCGTTCCTGCGCTACGGCAAGTACTGCGGCATCCTCTACAGCGGCTGCCCCGGCGAGGCGCCGTGCGACGCGCTGGACGCCTGCTGCATGCACCACGACAACTGCGTCCAGGCGAGGA AGGACTACCTGAGCACGGGGTGCAACGAGGCGCTGCTGGACTGCCTGGCGAGGCTGCGGGAGGGCACGTCCACGTTCGAGGGCAACAAGTGCATGATCGACGAGGTCATCGACGTGATCTCGCTCGTCATCgaggccgccgtcgtcgccggcagGGTGCTGCACAAGCCGTAG